The following proteins are encoded in a genomic region of Streptomyces collinus Tu 365:
- a CDS encoding lysophospholipid acyltransferase family protein, whose protein sequence is MFYYLLKYVLLGPLLRLVFRPRIEGLDNVPASGAAIVAGNHLSFSDHFLMPAILKRRITFLAKAEYFTGPGVKGRLTAFFFRSAGQIPVDRSGKEAGQAAIREGLGVLAKDELLGIYPEGTRSHDGRLYKGKVGVAVMALKARVPVVPCAMIGTFEAQPPGKVIPHIHPVAIRFGTPLDFSRYDGMENEKAVLRAVTDEIMYAILSLSEQEYVDQYAAVAKAEQAAEKKAERRRERGFRGRR, encoded by the coding sequence TTGTTCTACTACCTGCTCAAGTACGTCCTGCTGGGCCCCCTGCTGAGACTGGTCTTCCGCCCCCGGATCGAGGGGCTGGACAACGTGCCGGCGTCGGGGGCCGCGATCGTCGCCGGGAACCACCTGTCCTTCTCCGACCACTTCCTGATGCCGGCGATCCTCAAGCGGCGCATCACCTTCCTCGCCAAGGCGGAGTACTTCACCGGGCCGGGCGTCAAAGGGCGCCTCACCGCGTTCTTCTTCCGCAGTGCGGGGCAGATCCCGGTGGACCGGTCCGGCAAGGAGGCGGGGCAGGCCGCGATCCGCGAGGGGCTCGGCGTGCTCGCCAAGGACGAACTGCTGGGCATCTACCCGGAGGGGACCCGGTCCCACGACGGGCGGCTGTACAAGGGCAAGGTCGGGGTCGCCGTGATGGCGCTGAAGGCCCGGGTGCCGGTGGTGCCCTGCGCAATGATCGGCACCTTCGAGGCGCAGCCGCCCGGCAAGGTCATCCCGCACATCCACCCCGTCGCCATCCGCTTCGGCACGCCGCTGGACTTCTCCCGCTACGACGGCATGGAGAACGAGAAGGCCGTCCTGCGGGCCGTCACGGACGAGATCATGTACGCCATCCTCTCGCTGTCCGAGCAGGAGTACGTCGACCAGTACGCGGCCGTCGCCAAGGCCGAGCAGGCGGCGGAGAAGAAGGCGGAGAGGAGGAGGGAACGCGGGTTCCGCGGGCGCCGCTGA
- a CDS encoding alpha/beta hydrolase encodes MRDNRPKSRLLALGSAGALVTATLIAGAVSAPAASADSRHGRDREARGAEIAAARAAKAGIDWQDCPADWGFEKPIQCGWVSVPIDYAHPYGKQIKLAVDHIGNTGTAKERQGALVYNPGGPGGSGMRFPRRVTTKNPVWANVAKAYDFVGFDPRGVGHSAPISCIDPQEFVKAPKADPVPDSEADKKAQRKLAREYAEGCGERSGAMLPHMTTPNTARDLDVIRAALGEKKLNYLGVSYGTYLGAVYGTLFPGHLRRMVVDSVVNPARENIWYQANLGQDIAFEGRWKDWEDWVAANDAAFHLGTTRAAVQAKWLELRATAKKSPLGGVVGPAELISFFQSAPYYDSSWVPVASVFSKYVAGDTQALVDAAAPDPSDTAGNAASENSNAVYTAVECADAKWPTSWQKWDRDNTRLNKDYPFMTWANAWMNLPCATWPAKQQNPLDVKTHHGLPPVLIVQSTRDAATPYQGAVELHQRFKGSRLITEKDAGSHGVTGLVNPCINDRVDAYLVGGKLDTSDVTCAPHATPKP; translated from the coding sequence AAGAGCCGTCTGCTGGCGCTCGGTTCTGCCGGAGCGCTCGTCACCGCGACCCTGATCGCCGGTGCGGTGTCGGCTCCCGCGGCCAGCGCGGACAGCCGCCACGGCCGTGACCGCGAGGCCCGGGGTGCCGAGATCGCCGCCGCCCGCGCCGCCAAGGCCGGGATCGACTGGCAGGACTGCCCCGCCGACTGGGGGTTCGAGAAGCCCATCCAGTGCGGCTGGGTGAGCGTCCCGATCGACTACGCACACCCGTACGGCAAGCAGATCAAGCTCGCCGTGGACCACATCGGCAACACCGGGACGGCGAAGGAGCGCCAGGGCGCCCTCGTCTACAACCCGGGCGGCCCCGGCGGCTCCGGTATGCGCTTCCCGCGCCGGGTCACCACCAAGAACCCCGTCTGGGCGAACGTGGCGAAGGCCTACGACTTCGTGGGCTTCGACCCGCGCGGTGTCGGCCACTCGGCGCCCATCTCCTGCATCGATCCGCAGGAGTTCGTCAAGGCACCCAAGGCCGACCCGGTGCCGGACAGCGAGGCGGACAAGAAGGCGCAGCGCAAGCTGGCCCGCGAGTACGCCGAGGGCTGCGGCGAGCGCAGCGGCGCGATGCTGCCGCACATGACGACGCCCAACACCGCCCGCGACCTCGACGTCATCCGGGCCGCGCTGGGGGAGAAGAAGCTCAACTACCTCGGCGTCTCCTACGGCACCTACCTCGGCGCCGTGTACGGCACGCTCTTCCCGGGCCACCTGCGCCGCATGGTCGTGGACAGCGTGGTCAACCCCGCGCGCGAGAACATCTGGTACCAGGCCAACCTGGGCCAGGACATCGCGTTCGAGGGCCGCTGGAAGGACTGGGAGGACTGGGTCGCCGCGAACGACGCCGCGTTCCACCTCGGCACCACCCGCGCCGCGGTCCAGGCCAAGTGGCTGGAGCTGCGCGCCACCGCCAAGAAGAGCCCCCTCGGCGGGGTCGTCGGCCCGGCCGAGCTGATCTCGTTCTTCCAGAGCGCGCCGTACTACGACTCCTCGTGGGTGCCGGTCGCCAGTGTCTTCAGCAAGTACGTCGCCGGAGACACCCAGGCGCTCGTCGACGCCGCCGCCCCGGACCCGTCGGACACCGCGGGCAACGCCGCGTCGGAGAACAGCAACGCCGTCTACACCGCGGTCGAGTGCGCCGACGCCAAGTGGCCCACCAGCTGGCAGAAGTGGGACCGGGACAACACCCGGCTCAACAAGGACTACCCGTTCATGACCTGGGCCAACGCCTGGATGAACCTGCCTTGTGCCACCTGGCCGGCGAAGCAGCAGAACCCGCTGGACGTCAAGACGCACCACGGCCTTCCGCCGGTGCTGATCGTGCAGTCCACGCGTGACGCGGCCACCCCGTACCAGGGCGCCGTCGAACTGCACCAGCGCTTCAAGGGCTCCCGCCTGATCACCGAGAAGGACGCGGGCTCCCACGGTGTGACCGGTCTGGTCAACCCGTGCATCAACGACCGGGTGGACGCCTACCTGGTCGGCGGCAAGCTGGACACCTCCGACGTGACCTGCGCGCCGCACGCCACGCCCAAGCCGTAA
- a CDS encoding NAD-dependent epimerase/dehydratase family protein, protein MRRAVVIGASGQIGRPVVDALVRDGWEVTAASRGGGRDASWDAGVRAVRLDRSDDAALAAVVGDGCDLVVDVVAYDAGHARQLTALTGRIGSAVVLSSVSVYEDGEGRGFDTQDEPDGFPVYPVPVTESQPTVALGEATYSARKAALERELLAAGDALPATLLRAGAVHGPYSPLPRELYFVKRNLDGRDERVLAHRGESRFHPSSALNIAELVRLAAARPGSRVLNAVDPEAPSAAGIGAAVDAVMGARTRTTLVDGPPPGGTVGASPWSVPHPLVCDMSAAERELGYRPVVTYEESLPATVEWLTGVVRGRDWRECFPLMARAYPDAFDYAAEDAWRAGA, encoded by the coding sequence ATGAGACGTGCTGTGGTGATCGGGGCGAGCGGGCAGATCGGCCGTCCGGTGGTGGACGCGCTGGTACGGGACGGCTGGGAGGTGACGGCCGCGTCGCGGGGCGGCGGCCGGGACGCGTCGTGGGACGCGGGGGTGCGCGCGGTCCGACTGGACCGCTCGGACGACGCGGCGCTCGCGGCCGTGGTGGGCGACGGCTGCGACCTGGTGGTCGACGTGGTCGCGTACGACGCCGGCCACGCCCGCCAGCTCACCGCCCTGACGGGCCGGATCGGCTCGGCGGTGGTGCTCTCCAGCGTGAGCGTCTACGAGGACGGCGAGGGGCGGGGCTTCGACACCCAGGACGAGCCGGACGGCTTTCCCGTCTACCCGGTCCCGGTGACGGAGAGTCAGCCGACCGTGGCGCTGGGCGAGGCGACCTACAGCGCCCGCAAGGCCGCCCTGGAGCGCGAACTCCTCGCGGCGGGTGACGCGTTGCCGGCGACCCTGCTGCGGGCGGGGGCCGTGCACGGGCCGTACAGCCCGCTGCCGCGCGAACTGTACTTCGTGAAGCGGAACCTCGACGGGCGGGACGAGCGGGTGCTCGCCCATCGCGGGGAGAGCCGGTTCCATCCGTCGAGCGCGCTGAACATCGCCGAACTGGTCCGGCTGGCCGCGGCCCGGCCCGGGTCCCGGGTGCTCAACGCCGTCGACCCGGAGGCGCCGTCGGCGGCCGGCATCGGTGCGGCCGTCGACGCCGTCATGGGCGCGCGGACGCGGACCACGCTCGTGGACGGGCCGCCGCCGGGCGGGACCGTGGGCGCGAGCCCGTGGTCGGTGCCACATCCGCTCGTCTGCGACATGTCCGCCGCCGAGCGGGAGCTGGGCTACCGGCCCGTGGTGACGTACGAGGAGAGCCTGCCGGCGACCGTCGAGTGGCTGACCGGCGTGGTGCGCGGCCGGGACTGGCGGGAGTGCTTCCCGCTGATGGCCCGGGCCTATCCGGACGCCTTCGACTACGCGGCCGAGGACGCCTGGCGGGCGGGCGCGTGA